One Cervus canadensis isolate Bull #8, Minnesota chromosome 1, ASM1932006v1, whole genome shotgun sequence genomic window carries:
- the FAM83G gene encoding protein FAM83G isoform X1, giving the protein MAFSQVQCLDDSHVNWRSSEAKPEFFYSEEQRLALEALAARGRDAFYEVLKRENIRDFLSELELRRILETIEVYDPGSEDPRAGAQPRGPDDGEAASAAGATPTEAEPLPSLEYWPQKSDRSIPQLDLGWPDTIAYRGVTRASVYMQPPIDGQAHIKEVVRKMISQAQKVIAVVMDMFTDVDIFKDLLDAGFKRKVAVYIIVDESNVKYFLHMCERARMHLGHLKNLRVRSSGGTEFFTRSATKFKGALAQKFMFVDGDRAICGSYSFTWSAARTDRNVISVLSGQVVEMFDRQFQELYLMSHSVSLKDIPMEKEPEPEPIVLPPSVPLVPSGTVAKKLVNPKYALVKAKSADEIAKSSSEKQDTTKPAGVQGAALAERPGDLPEPPLPVHPGLLNLERANMFDYLPTWVEPDPEPGSDILGYINIIDPNIWNPQPSQMNRIKIRDTSQAGTQLWRQSQDPGPTLQSSASPDSIPAENSLPQGDAQPRPPVPKPRTVPVADVLAQEGGGAGWALETPGQESPHNGTDHGLPRTAGPGHATLQRQLPVTPDDPDGGGQVVPNGLDGEEEEDDDDYVTLSDQDSLSGSSDHGPGPRRASLASSSVSDEYFEVTDRSACLRRRHSEQVANGPAQPPRRQLSAPHMTRGTFGGALSGSSWAQGQEREEAGTQRRMQAARPVDQETQGQRFHHYGSPASGIREKDGFPRPLRTLGPPRFRPTADGAESSSRKAGPAMASPQHWQAKSGPGPRLLPGPVSPRQARNASALANSRATEEHPSPFGIPYSKLSQSKHLKARTGGSQWAPSDSKRRAHAPRDRKDP; this is encoded by the exons ATGGCCTTCTCGCAGGTGCAGTGCCTGGACGACAGCCACGTCAACTGGCGCTCCAGCGAAGCCAAGCCCGAGTTCTTCTACAGCGAGGAGCAGCGGCTGGCGCTCGAGGCGCTGGCGGCCCGCGGCCGCGACGCCTTCTACGAGGTGCTGAAGCGCGAGAACATCCGCGACTTCCTCTCAGAGCTGGAGCTGCGGCGCATCTTGGAGACCATCGAGGTGTACGACCCCGGCTCTGAGGACCCCCGCGCCGGCGCGCAGCCCCGCGGGCCGGACGATGGTGAGGCGGCCAGCGCGGCCGGGGCCACCCCCACCGAGGCCGAACCGCTGCCCTCGCTGGAGTATTGGCCCCAGAAGTCGGACCGCTCCATCCCACAGCTAGACCTGGGCTGGCCTGACACCATCGCCTACCGCGGCGTGACCCGGGCCAGCGTCTACATGCAGCCCCCCATCGACGGGCAGGCCCACATCAAGGAGGTGGTGCGCAAGATGATCAGCCAGGCCCAGAAG GTGATTGCTGTGGTCATGGACATGTTCACCGACGTGGACATCTTCAAGGACCTGCTGGATGCTGGCTTCAAGAGGAAGGTGGCCGTGTACATCATTGTGGACGAGAGCAACGTCAAGTACTTCCTACATATGTGTGAGCGGGCCCGCATGCATCTGGGACACCTCAAG AATCTCAGGGTGCGGAGCAGTGGAGGAACCGAGTTCTTCACGCGGTCGGCCACCAAGTTCAAGGGCGCCTTGGCCCAGAAGTTCATGTTCGTGGACGGCGACCGGGCCATCTGTGGCTCCTACAG CTTCACGTGGTCGGCCGCCAGGACGGATCGGAATGTGATCTCCGTGCTGTCGGGCCAGGTGGTGGAGATGTTCGACCGGCAGTTCCAGGAGCTGTACCTCATGTCACACAGCGTCAGCCTCAAGGACATCCCCATGGAGAAGGAGCCTGAGCCTGAACCCATTGTGCTGCCCCCCTCGGTCCCGCTGGTGCCCTCGGGCACCGTGGCCAAGAAGCTCGTCAACCCCAAGTACGCATTGGTCAAGGCCAAGAGCGCCGACGAGATCGCCAAGTCATCGTCCGAGAAGCAGGACACTACGAAGCCTGCGGGGGTGCAGGGCGCGGCCCTTGCTGAGCGCCCGGGAGACCTCCCCGAGCCTCCCCTGCCCGTGCACCCAGGGCTGCTCAACCTGGAGCGGGCCAACATGTTCGACTACCTGCCCACGTGGGTGGAGCCCGACCCCGAGCCCGGCAGCGACATCCTGGGATACATCAACATTATCGACCCCAACATCTGGAACCCCCAGCCCAGTCAGATGAACCGTATCAAGATCCGAGACACGTCCCAGGCGGGGACTCAGCTGtggaggcagagccaggacccCGGCCCCACCCTCCAGTCCAGCGCCTCACCAGACAGCATCCCTGCCGAGAACAGCCTCCCCCAGGGGGACGCCCAGCCACGGCCGCCTGTGCCCAAGCCCCGGACGGTCCCAGTGGCAGATGTGCTCGCTCAGGAGGGTGGTGGTGCTGGCTGGGCCCTGGAGACTCCAGGGCAGGAATCACCCCACAACGGGACAGACCACGGGCTGCCCAGGACGGCGGGCCCAGGCCATGCCACGCTTCAGCGGCAACTACCTGTGACCCCGGATGACCCCGATGGTGGGGGGCAGGTGGTCCCCAACGGGCTggacggggaggaggaggaagacgaCGATGACTACGTGACCCTGAGTGACCAGGACAGCCTCTCGGGCAGCTCTGACCACGGCCCTGGCCCCCGGCGGGCCTCACTGGCCTCCTCCTCCGTGTCAGACGAGTATTTTGAGGTGACGGATCGCTCGGCCTGTCTCCGGAGGCGCCACTCGGAGCAGGTAGCCAACGGGCCGGCCCAGCCCCCCCGCCGACAGCTGAGCGCCCCCCACATGACCCGTGGGACCTTCGGCGGAGCCCTGAGTGGCTCCTCATGGGCCCAGggtcaggagagagaagaggcGGGCACCCAGAGGAGAATGCAGGCTGCACGCCCTGTGgaccaggagacacag GGCCAGCGGTTTCACCACTATGGAAGCCCTGCCTCTGGCATCAGGGAGAAAGATGGCTTCCCACGACCATTGAGGACCCTGGGACCCCCACGGTTCCGCCCCACTGCCGACGGCGCTGAGAGCTCCAGCAGGAAAGCAGGCCCGGCTATGGCAAGCCCCCAGCACTGGCAGGCCAAGAGCGGCCCAGGGCCCCGTCTGCTGCCAGGTCCTGTGAGCCCAAGGCAGGCCCGAAATGCCAGTGCCCTGGCCAACAGCAGGGCCACCGAGGAACACCCCAGCCCCTTCGGAATCCCGTACTCCAAACTGTCCCAGTCGAAGCACCTGAAGGCCAGGACGGGTGGCAGCCAGTGGGCCCCATCTGACTCTAAACGGCGGGCCCACGCCCCCCGGGACCGCAAGGACCCCTAG
- the FAM83G gene encoding protein FAM83G isoform X2 — protein MHRVSGDLWAPGQVIAVVMDMFTDVDIFKDLLDAGFKRKVAVYIIVDESNVKYFLHMCERARMHLGHLKNLRVRSSGGTEFFTRSATKFKGALAQKFMFVDGDRAICGSYSFTWSAARTDRNVISVLSGQVVEMFDRQFQELYLMSHSVSLKDIPMEKEPEPEPIVLPPSVPLVPSGTVAKKLVNPKYALVKAKSADEIAKSSSEKQDTTKPAGVQGAALAERPGDLPEPPLPVHPGLLNLERANMFDYLPTWVEPDPEPGSDILGYINIIDPNIWNPQPSQMNRIKIRDTSQAGTQLWRQSQDPGPTLQSSASPDSIPAENSLPQGDAQPRPPVPKPRTVPVADVLAQEGGGAGWALETPGQESPHNGTDHGLPRTAGPGHATLQRQLPVTPDDPDGGGQVVPNGLDGEEEEDDDDYVTLSDQDSLSGSSDHGPGPRRASLASSSVSDEYFEVTDRSACLRRRHSEQVANGPAQPPRRQLSAPHMTRGTFGGALSGSSWAQGQEREEAGTQRRMQAARPVDQETQGQRFHHYGSPASGIREKDGFPRPLRTLGPPRFRPTADGAESSSRKAGPAMASPQHWQAKSGPGPRLLPGPVSPRQARNASALANSRATEEHPSPFGIPYSKLSQSKHLKARTGGSQWAPSDSKRRAHAPRDRKDP, from the exons ATGCATCGTGTCTCTGGTGACCTCTGGGCTCCAGGACAG GTGATTGCTGTGGTCATGGACATGTTCACCGACGTGGACATCTTCAAGGACCTGCTGGATGCTGGCTTCAAGAGGAAGGTGGCCGTGTACATCATTGTGGACGAGAGCAACGTCAAGTACTTCCTACATATGTGTGAGCGGGCCCGCATGCATCTGGGACACCTCAAG AATCTCAGGGTGCGGAGCAGTGGAGGAACCGAGTTCTTCACGCGGTCGGCCACCAAGTTCAAGGGCGCCTTGGCCCAGAAGTTCATGTTCGTGGACGGCGACCGGGCCATCTGTGGCTCCTACAG CTTCACGTGGTCGGCCGCCAGGACGGATCGGAATGTGATCTCCGTGCTGTCGGGCCAGGTGGTGGAGATGTTCGACCGGCAGTTCCAGGAGCTGTACCTCATGTCACACAGCGTCAGCCTCAAGGACATCCCCATGGAGAAGGAGCCTGAGCCTGAACCCATTGTGCTGCCCCCCTCGGTCCCGCTGGTGCCCTCGGGCACCGTGGCCAAGAAGCTCGTCAACCCCAAGTACGCATTGGTCAAGGCCAAGAGCGCCGACGAGATCGCCAAGTCATCGTCCGAGAAGCAGGACACTACGAAGCCTGCGGGGGTGCAGGGCGCGGCCCTTGCTGAGCGCCCGGGAGACCTCCCCGAGCCTCCCCTGCCCGTGCACCCAGGGCTGCTCAACCTGGAGCGGGCCAACATGTTCGACTACCTGCCCACGTGGGTGGAGCCCGACCCCGAGCCCGGCAGCGACATCCTGGGATACATCAACATTATCGACCCCAACATCTGGAACCCCCAGCCCAGTCAGATGAACCGTATCAAGATCCGAGACACGTCCCAGGCGGGGACTCAGCTGtggaggcagagccaggacccCGGCCCCACCCTCCAGTCCAGCGCCTCACCAGACAGCATCCCTGCCGAGAACAGCCTCCCCCAGGGGGACGCCCAGCCACGGCCGCCTGTGCCCAAGCCCCGGACGGTCCCAGTGGCAGATGTGCTCGCTCAGGAGGGTGGTGGTGCTGGCTGGGCCCTGGAGACTCCAGGGCAGGAATCACCCCACAACGGGACAGACCACGGGCTGCCCAGGACGGCGGGCCCAGGCCATGCCACGCTTCAGCGGCAACTACCTGTGACCCCGGATGACCCCGATGGTGGGGGGCAGGTGGTCCCCAACGGGCTggacggggaggaggaggaagacgaCGATGACTACGTGACCCTGAGTGACCAGGACAGCCTCTCGGGCAGCTCTGACCACGGCCCTGGCCCCCGGCGGGCCTCACTGGCCTCCTCCTCCGTGTCAGACGAGTATTTTGAGGTGACGGATCGCTCGGCCTGTCTCCGGAGGCGCCACTCGGAGCAGGTAGCCAACGGGCCGGCCCAGCCCCCCCGCCGACAGCTGAGCGCCCCCCACATGACCCGTGGGACCTTCGGCGGAGCCCTGAGTGGCTCCTCATGGGCCCAGggtcaggagagagaagaggcGGGCACCCAGAGGAGAATGCAGGCTGCACGCCCTGTGgaccaggagacacag GGCCAGCGGTTTCACCACTATGGAAGCCCTGCCTCTGGCATCAGGGAGAAAGATGGCTTCCCACGACCATTGAGGACCCTGGGACCCCCACGGTTCCGCCCCACTGCCGACGGCGCTGAGAGCTCCAGCAGGAAAGCAGGCCCGGCTATGGCAAGCCCCCAGCACTGGCAGGCCAAGAGCGGCCCAGGGCCCCGTCTGCTGCCAGGTCCTGTGAGCCCAAGGCAGGCCCGAAATGCCAGTGCCCTGGCCAACAGCAGGGCCACCGAGGAACACCCCAGCCCCTTCGGAATCCCGTACTCCAAACTGTCCCAGTCGAAGCACCTGAAGGCCAGGACGGGTGGCAGCCAGTGGGCCCCATCTGACTCTAAACGGCGGGCCCACGCCCCCCGGGACCGCAAGGACCCCTAG